A window of the Leucothrix mucor DSM 2157 genome harbors these coding sequences:
- a CDS encoding patatin-like phospholipase family protein, with product MITQTLSRLLLLCVLLCTSSVFADTQRPKIGLVLGGGGAAGTAHVGVLKVLEENQIPIDMIAGTSMGAIVGSLYASGLKATEIEKIVNTLDWAELFNDQVSRRDQSFHRKQEMSSFFDSFTVGANRNGVQLPRGAVKGQKLTFELRRLLDHVSHIQNFDQLPIPFRAVATDIENGQAVVLSQGNLPTSVRASMSIPGLFPPVEINGRLLVDGFVANNIPVNIAQQMGADILIVVGIPTEYKNKQELGSALDIALQSMRLMMAKSSTPQLQNISQPHIIIQPNMDGIGSLDFDRVKDAMTLGEKQARAQEPELLKLTEGLRGKVQQQTATAPTRESFKGVIDSIKLENSSVLKDEILTKRLGLKAGDVLSLKKLQEGLDAIYALGYFEVVDYQLIPTKDNHFQLIVNAQKDPIGDRTLRGGFSLSDDFDGNATYQAGLEYSMKGLNPLGGEAKASVIIGDSTALSAEFFQPLNKYSGSFWNLTTNYQESDVFIYEDGSSVRTAEARLAESGVHLDFGREFDNTSEARIGLFYRNLDATLKTGSIEFPSDSFNLAGLSFEYHEDTLNDRNFPDEGLWKDVTLDLGLSALGSDDDYQRLDIQMGKAWKKDKHHFIASASAGTTFADDTIITERFELGGFARMSGLEDGQLRGNHYAHGVVSYYYDVIGLSKIANVNAGVLLEAGNTWIEAGDIDPSDLKLSGAAFLGANTLIGPAYLGVGMTEGYNQRYFLQFGRAF from the coding sequence ATGATTACTCAGACTCTGTCCCGACTCTTGCTACTGTGTGTGCTGCTTTGCACCAGCAGCGTATTTGCCGACACCCAACGCCCCAAAATTGGCCTCGTGCTTGGAGGCGGTGGCGCAGCCGGAACGGCCCACGTTGGCGTGCTGAAAGTGCTGGAGGAAAACCAGATTCCGATTGATATGATTGCCGGTACCAGTATGGGCGCAATCGTCGGTAGCCTGTATGCCTCGGGTTTAAAAGCGACTGAAATCGAAAAAATTGTCAACACGCTGGACTGGGCGGAGCTCTTTAATGATCAGGTTTCACGCCGCGATCAGAGCTTTCACCGCAAACAAGAGATGTCGAGCTTCTTTGACAGCTTCACAGTGGGCGCAAATCGCAACGGCGTTCAACTGCCACGCGGTGCGGTAAAAGGCCAAAAGCTAACCTTTGAATTACGCCGTCTGCTTGATCATGTCAGCCATATTCAAAACTTTGATCAGCTGCCAATCCCCTTTCGGGCTGTAGCAACTGATATCGAAAATGGTCAGGCCGTCGTGTTGAGTCAAGGCAACTTACCAACCTCTGTGCGAGCCAGTATGTCGATTCCCGGCCTGTTTCCTCCCGTTGAAATCAATGGCCGTTTACTGGTCGATGGCTTTGTTGCCAATAATATTCCAGTGAATATTGCACAGCAAATGGGCGCGGATATTCTGATTGTGGTTGGCATCCCGACTGAATATAAAAACAAGCAAGAACTTGGCTCAGCGCTCGATATCGCATTGCAATCCATGCGTTTAATGATGGCAAAAAGCAGCACCCCACAGCTGCAAAATATTTCACAACCACACATTATTATTCAGCCGAATATGGATGGCATTGGCTCGCTGGACTTTGACCGGGTGAAAGATGCAATGACTTTGGGCGAAAAACAAGCCCGCGCACAAGAGCCAGAACTACTCAAGCTCACGGAAGGTTTACGCGGTAAAGTCCAACAACAAACCGCCACCGCGCCAACTCGGGAATCGTTTAAAGGTGTGATTGATAGCATCAAACTCGAAAACAGCTCAGTACTAAAAGATGAGATTTTGACTAAGCGCTTAGGCTTAAAAGCCGGTGATGTGTTGTCACTCAAGAAACTACAAGAAGGACTGGATGCGATTTATGCATTGGGGTATTTCGAAGTAGTCGACTATCAGCTCATCCCCACCAAAGACAACCATTTCCAACTGATTGTGAATGCCCAAAAAGACCCGATTGGTGACCGTACTTTACGCGGCGGCTTCTCCTTATCCGATGACTTTGATGGCAATGCCACTTATCAAGCCGGTTTAGAGTATTCCATGAAAGGCTTGAATCCTTTAGGTGGCGAAGCCAAAGCCAGCGTGATTATCGGAGACTCAACCGCACTGAGCGCCGAGTTTTTCCAACCGCTCAATAAGTACAGTGGCTCCTTCTGGAATCTCACGACCAACTACCAAGAATCGGATGTATTTATTTATGAAGATGGCAGCAGTGTGCGCACCGCCGAGGCTCGCTTAGCAGAAAGTGGCGTCCATCTGGACTTTGGTCGTGAGTTTGATAATACCTCCGAGGCACGGATTGGTCTGTTTTACCGCAACCTTGATGCCACACTTAAAACCGGCTCGATAGAGTTTCCATCAGACAGCTTTAATCTGGCTGGACTATCTTTTGAATACCATGAAGATACTCTAAACGACCGGAACTTCCCCGATGAAGGTCTCTGGAAAGACGTCACGCTAGACCTTGGCCTAAGCGCACTGGGTTCAGATGATGACTACCAACGTTTAGATATCCAAATGGGTAAAGCCTGGAAAAAGGACAAGCACCACTTTATTGCCTCGGCCTCTGCCGGCACCACCTTTGCTGACGATACGATTATCACCGAGCGCTTTGAATTAGGTGGCTTTGCCCGCATGTCTGGTCTTGAAGATGGACAGCTTCGAGGTAATCACTATGCGCATGGTGTCGTTTCGTATTACTACGATGTGATCGGGCTGAGCAAGATTGCCAATGTGAATGCGGGTGTTTTGTTAGAAGCAGGTAATACCTGGATTGAAGCCGGTGATATTGACCCGAGTGATTTAAAACTCTCTGGCGCCGCATTCCTTGGTGCGAATACATTGATCGGACCGGCGTATCTGGGAGTGGGTATGACAGAGGGCTATAACCAGCGCTACTTCTTGCAGTTTGGGCGGGCTTTCTAA
- a CDS encoding NAD(P)/FAD-dependent oxidoreductase — MSNSNYYTKSVNYPDSYYAASANAAPERPALDGKLETEICVVGAGYSGLSTALHLTEKGYSVTVIEGAHVGWGASGRNGGQVVNGLNASLETIQNRYGDETAAFVGGLLQEGAQVIYGNIEKYAIECDLKPKNIYAAYTAKHLKMLEEKQALWRKHGMDDHEMLDKNQMHQHVASDAYCGGMIDHSGAHLHPLNLALGEAAAIEQNGGKIFEQTSLLTIDKQNDGRLLLTTEKGEILCKKVVLCGNAYIGKAIPELVNRVMPVSTQVLATKPLGDLADELMPTDVCIEDVRYILDYFRLSADKRMLFGGGTVYGGTDPSDIRKKLIPNMEKVFPQLKGIEIDYAWSGNFALSFSRVPQMGMLQDNVYFAHGYSGHGVTGSHLFGRILSEAIDGDTTRFDVFAKLPWIPFPGGRTFRAPYSTVGSWWYALRDAVGM; from the coding sequence ATGAGTAACAGTAATTACTACACGAAGAGTGTCAATTACCCTGATAGCTACTATGCTGCGTCTGCCAATGCTGCGCCTGAACGCCCTGCACTGGATGGCAAACTGGAAACTGAGATTTGCGTCGTGGGCGCGGGTTACAGTGGTCTATCAACCGCATTACATCTAACTGAAAAAGGTTACTCGGTCACGGTGATTGAAGGCGCACACGTGGGCTGGGGAGCCTCTGGTCGCAACGGCGGACAAGTGGTTAATGGCTTAAACGCCAGCTTAGAAACCATTCAAAATCGCTATGGTGACGAGACTGCTGCGTTTGTTGGTGGCTTATTGCAGGAAGGCGCACAGGTTATCTATGGCAATATCGAAAAATACGCCATTGAGTGCGACCTGAAGCCAAAAAATATCTACGCGGCTTACACAGCCAAGCACTTAAAAATGCTGGAAGAGAAGCAGGCACTTTGGCGCAAGCATGGCATGGATGACCATGAGATGCTGGATAAAAACCAGATGCATCAACACGTAGCAAGTGATGCCTATTGCGGCGGCATGATCGACCACTCTGGTGCACACCTACACCCACTCAATCTGGCATTGGGCGAAGCGGCGGCGATTGAACAAAACGGCGGCAAGATTTTCGAACAAACCAGCCTGCTAACTATCGATAAGCAAAACGATGGCCGCTTGCTGCTCACCACTGAAAAGGGTGAGATTTTATGTAAGAAAGTCGTGCTTTGCGGTAATGCTTACATTGGTAAAGCCATTCCGGAATTAGTGAATCGCGTGATGCCGGTTTCCACACAAGTTTTGGCGACTAAGCCACTGGGCGATCTGGCGGATGAGCTAATGCCGACGGATGTGTGTATTGAAGACGTGCGTTACATTCTCGATTATTTCCGTCTCTCTGCTGACAAGCGCATGCTGTTTGGTGGTGGTACGGTTTACGGCGGTACTGACCCTTCAGACATTCGTAAAAAGCTAATTCCGAATATGGAGAAAGTATTCCCGCAGCTTAAAGGCATTGAAATCGATTATGCCTGGAGCGGTAACTTTGCGCTGTCGTTCTCTCGCGTTCCGCAAATGGGTATGCTGCAAGACAATGTGTACTTCGCGCATGGCTACAGTGGTCACGGTGTAACGGGTTCGCATCTGTTTGGGCGCATTCTGTCTGAAGCGATTGATGGCGATACCACACGCTTTGATGTGTTTGCTAAATTGCCGTGGATTCCGTTTCCGGGTGGCCGCACGTTCCGTGCACCTTACTCAACGGTTGGCTCTTGGTGGTATGCACTGCGTGATGCAGTTGGAATGTAA
- a CDS encoding GntR family transcriptional regulator — protein sequence MATKDVYSLILVEKTEQLNVNQWVYQTLRQSILCGEIRPGVALTIRGLAEKLDVSPMPVREALQKLASEEAIEVKNNRRISVPVISRDKFRELYSLRVLLETHAAETALPFFAETQINELAALDLAIDEEFEKGHAGAGTLANQAFHRYLYAQNPVQVCLPMIESLWLQLGPFVRIGLSKLDGYYQHDRHHEALDAIRQRDSVALRAAIEADVRDGLHTIQDLDKIYQDLEIR from the coding sequence ATGGCGACGAAAGATGTCTACTCACTGATACTGGTCGAAAAGACCGAACAACTCAATGTCAATCAATGGGTTTATCAAACGCTGCGCCAGAGTATTCTGTGCGGTGAAATTCGTCCGGGCGTGGCGTTGACGATTCGAGGCTTGGCTGAGAAGTTGGACGTTAGCCCGATGCCGGTTCGCGAGGCGCTGCAAAAGCTGGCCAGCGAGGAGGCGATTGAAGTTAAAAATAATCGCCGAATTTCAGTACCCGTGATCTCACGAGATAAATTCAGAGAGCTGTATTCCTTGCGGGTGTTATTAGAAACCCATGCGGCGGAAACCGCGCTGCCATTTTTCGCTGAAACTCAAATCAATGAATTAGCCGCGTTGGATCTGGCGATTGATGAAGAGTTTGAAAAAGGCCATGCCGGAGCAGGGACCTTGGCGAATCAAGCCTTTCACCGTTACCTCTATGCACAAAACCCGGTGCAGGTCTGCTTGCCCATGATCGAAAGCCTATGGCTGCAGCTTGGCCCCTTTGTGCGAATTGGTTTAAGTAAGTTAGACGGCTACTACCAACACGACCGCCACCATGAAGCGCTTGATGCCATTCGCCAGCGAGATAGCGTGGCCTTGCGTGCAGCCATTGAAGCGGATGTGCGCGATGGCTTACACACAATTCAGGATCTGGATAAGATTTATCAGGATTTGGAGATAAGATGA
- a CDS encoding PaaI family thioesterase, translating to MTQLTPDVINNQGTQNLPALLGLHMLEIESGRAKMEMAVRPELMAPNGFLHAGSVISLADTAAGYGCMASLPEGASSFTTIELKSNMLGTAREGMLVCDASCVHAGRTTQVWESIVKHVDTGKIIARFSCTQMILYPR from the coding sequence ATGACTCAGTTAACCCCCGACGTGATCAATAATCAGGGCACACAAAATTTGCCTGCGCTGCTTGGCTTGCACATGTTGGAAATCGAATCTGGCCGTGCGAAAATGGAAATGGCCGTGCGCCCTGAGTTAATGGCACCGAATGGCTTTTTGCATGCAGGCTCGGTGATTTCATTGGCCGATACTGCGGCGGGCTATGGCTGCATGGCAAGCTTGCCGGAAGGCGCGAGCAGTTTTACCACCATTGAGCTTAAGAGCAATATGTTGGGTACGGCGCGTGAGGGTATGTTGGTGTGCGACGCCAGTTGTGTGCATGCCGGGCGTACCACGCAGGTTTGGGAGTCGATTGTGAAGCATGTCGATACCGGCAAAATTATTGCGCGTTTTAGCTGTACGCAGATGATTTTATATCCACGTTAA